In Erigeron canadensis isolate Cc75 chromosome 6, C_canadensis_v1, whole genome shotgun sequence, the following are encoded in one genomic region:
- the LOC122606069 gene encoding LOW QUALITY PROTEIN: protein DWARF 53-like (The sequence of the model RefSeq protein was modified relative to this genomic sequence to represent the inferred CDS: inserted 1 base in 1 codon), with translation MPTPVNSARQCLSPESIQVLDEAVSVANRRCHSQTTSLHAVSALLSLPSSPLREACTRVRNSTYASRIQFKALELCLGVSLDRLPTTPQRVEEPPVSNSLMAAIKRSQANQRRQPENFHLYQQTTSFSSASVSTVKVELQNFILSILDDPVVSRVFGESGFRSSDIKLSVLRPAHRQFIRQPIFLCNNNMSSNFSFPFLESNGIYKRINEVLIRKQGKTRNNPLIVGPSAVNTVKVFLETLEKTKIGAITNVVSVKDEIFKFVNGNLEVGLLEMKLDEVGHVLKQSLGSGVIVEYGDLKELVDPNASFLDLVSFVVRKLGGLVTGHSCRVWLIGYAESHEICMQFFKKYPCAEEEWDLHVLPTDSIRPVLAETFPKSSLMESFVPFGGFFXMPSDIKSPLRVSSHFGSLCHICDEKFKLEVNDVSQGGLTGSVSDHCRSNLPSWLQMSQLSANSEMDMVQAQYDPVVVSAKIIGLQKKWHSICQRLHQGEPYMQILPKEKFTVGPHVPSIIGFQVSESINQYAGNNHNTSSIESGCDAILNSNSKNIKDSPIVCSLTSSTGSGNSVTTDLELGHIDQKDYKLVHSSLFTRVGRQDEALGVVSQTIARCRARSGPNRSGIWFGFVGPDRVAKKKTAVALAEVLLGGMDNMICVDLNCHDFMKGCALKLRGKNIIDYIADELTKKRLSVVFLENVDMTDTLTQHHLLQAASTGRFSDSHGREVSISNTIFVLTSKFFGPDESDASVDYTEENVLKAKCGPIRMLTGFDLDDMKPSAKVVHVTKDKQACSPVYKNKRKYNHRTSTDNHFLDLNLPAEESDLDYACVPENSNEWLEDVLEHVDAKIIFKPFDFDMLAEQILKRIGDCFEKNAGLRCSLEIDYDIMEQILKASCFLETAKTDDWIEQVLGEAFAEAQRKYDLSSHSVLKLVTAEQPDEQPVVSLLPDRIIMS, from the exons ATGCCGACGCCTGTAAATAGCGCCCGGCAATGTTTGTCACCGGAGTCAATTCAAGTGTTAGACGAAGCGGTTTCCGTCGCTAACCGTCGTTGCCATTCTCAAACGACATCCCTTCATGCCGTTTCAGCTTTACTATCACTTCCATCATCACCCCTACGTGAAGCATGCACACGCGTTAGAAACAGCACGTATGCTTCACGCATACAATTTAAAGCGCTCGAGTTATGTTTAGGCGTGTCGTTAGACCGGTTACCAACGACACCGCAGCGCGTGGAGGAGCCACCGGTGTCTAACTCACTTATGGCAGCTATAAAACGGTCTCAGGCTAACCAAAGACGGCAGCCTGAGAATTTTCATTTGTATCAACAAACGACGTCGTTTTCCTCGGCTTCTGTTTCAACTGTTAAAGTTGAGTTACAGAATTTTATATTATCAATACTTGATGACCCGGTTGTTAGTCGGGTCTTTGGTGAATCCGGGTTTCGGAGTTCGGATATTAAACTATCCGTACTCCGACCTGCACACCGTCAATTTATTCGACAACCtatatttttatgtaataataatatgagtAGTAATTTTAGCTTCCCATTTTTAGAAAGCAATggaatatataaaagaattaatGAAGTTTTAATTAGGAAACAAGGGAAGACAAGAAACAACCCATTAATAGTTGGCCCATCAGCAGTTAATACAgttaaagtatttttagaaacatTGGAAAAAACCAAGATTGGTGCAATCACAAATGTTGTTTCTGTTAAAGATGAGATTTTTAAGTTTGTTAATGGGAATCTTGAAGTGGGTTTGTTGGAAATGAAGTTAGATGAAGTGGGTCATGTTTTGAAACAGAGTTTAGGGTCTGGAGTGATAGTTGAGTATGGAGATTTGAAAGAGTTGGTTGACCCGAATGCGAGTTTTTTGGATTTGGTTAGTTTTGTAGTAAGGAAGTTGGGTGGCCTGGTTACGGGTCATAGTTGTAGAGTTTGGTTGATTGGTTATGCAGAAAGCCATGAAATTTGTATGcaattttttaagaaatatccttgtgctgaagaagaatgggaCCTTCATGTTCTTCCTACTGATTCCATTAGACCAGTCTTGGCAGAAACATTCCCAAAATCCAg CCTAATGGAGTCATTTGTACCATTTGGAGGTTTTT CTATGCCATCTGATATAAAAAGTCCATTAAGGGTATCAAGCCATTTTGGATCCTTATGTCACATTTGTGATGAGAAGTTTAAGCTAGAAGTGAATGATGTTTCGCAAGGAGGACTTACTGGTTCGGTTTCGGATCATTGTAGGTCAAATTTGCCTTCTTGGTTACAAATGTCCCAATTATCTGCAAACAGCGAAATGGATATGGTGCAG GCCCAATATGATCCTGTTGTGGTGAGTGCCAAAATCATTGGGCTTCAAAAGAAATGGCATAGTATTTGTCAACGTCTTCATCAAGGCGAACCATACATGCAGATTTTACCAAAAGAAAAGTTTACAGTCGGACCTCATGTCCCTTCCATTATAGGCTTTCAAGTCTCTGAAAGCATCAACCAATATGCTGGAAATAATCACAACACATCTTCAATTGAAAGTGGATGTGATGCAATCTTAAATTCAAACTCCAAGAACATTAAAGATTCACCAATTGTTTGCAGCCTTACAAGTTCAACAGGATCAGGAAACTCTGTGACTACTGATCTGGAGTTGGGACACATCGATCAGAAAGATTATAAATTGGTGCATTCTTCACTGTTCACAAGGGTTGGTAGACAAGATGAGGCTCTTGGTGTTGTTAGTCAGACCATAGCTCGTTGCAGGGCTAGATCTGGACCCAACCGGAGTGGTATCTGGTTTGGTTTTGTAGGGCCAGATAGAGTTGCCAAAAAGAAAACCGCTGTTGCTCTTGCTGAAGTATTGCTTGGAGGTATGGACAACATGATCTGTGTTGATCTAAACTGTCATGATTTTATGAAAGGTTGTGCTCTAAAGCTGAGAGGAAAAAATATTATTGATTACATTGCTGATGAACTCACCAAGAAACGATTATCAGTTGTGTTTCTTGAAAACGTTGATATGACTGATACACTTACTCAGCACCATTTATTACAAGCCGCAAGTACTGGGAGGTTTTCTGACTCTCATGGAAGAGAAGTAAGCATCAGCAATACAATTTTCGTGTTGACTTCCAAGTTTTTTGGACCAGATGAGTCTGATGCTAGCGTTGACTATACTGAGGAAAATGTATTAAAAGCTAAGTGTGGGCCAATCCGTATGCTGACCGGGTTTGATCTTGATGACATGAAACCAAGCGCTAAAGTGGTTCATGTTACAAAAGATAAGCAAGCCTGTTCTCCAGTTTACAAGAACAAGAGGAAGTACAATCACAGGACTTCAACGGATAACCATTTCCTTGACTTGAACCTGCCAGCTGAAGAGAGTGACCTAGATTATGCTTGTGTTCCCGAGAACTCGAATGAGTGGTTAGAAGATGTTCTTGAACATGTGGACGCGAAGATCATTTTCAAGCCGTTTGACTTTGACATGCTTGCTGAGCAGATCTTGAAGCGAATTGGTGATTGCTTTGAGAAGAATGCTGGGTTGCGTTGTTCATTAGAAATCGATTATGACATTATGGAGCAGATTCTTAAAGCTTCATGCTTTTTGGAAACTGCAAAAACAGATGATTGGATTGAGCAAGTCCTTGGAGAAGCATTTGCAGAAGCTCAGAGGAAATACGACCTCAGTTCTCACTCGGTTTTGAAACTTGTCACGGCTGAGCAGCCCGATGAGCAACCTGTCGTCTCTCTGCTTCCTGACAGGATTATAATGAGCTGA
- the LOC122603369 gene encoding CTD nuclear envelope phosphatase 1-like yields the protein MAEIGGQGSVSEVYAPATTLQVWRTLVNWLTFLFQIFVQIVRGTPSVASFINYSASSSTTSFKPLPVVEFPESSVRIPSVVTEYNSLEKLTVVLDLDETLVCAYETCSLPDSVRKQATDAGLTWFELECISSDKECEGKPKVNYVTVFERPGLHEFLSQLSKFADLVLFTAGLEGYARPLVDKIDPENSISRRFYRPSTTSTEYREHVKDLSIVSTDFCRMVIVDNNPFSFLLQPVNGIPCIPFSAGQPRDDQLLEVLLPLLKQLSEQRDVRPVLYERFRMPEWFEKHGIPASRT from the exons ATGGCGGAGATAGGCGGTCAAGGAAGTGTAAGTGAAGTATACGCGCCGGCGACGACGTTACAAGTATGGAGAACACTTGTCAACTGGTTGACTTTTTTGTTTCAGATCTTTGTTCAGATCGTTAGAGGTACTCCTTCTGTCGCTTCGTTTATTAATTATTCTGCATCCTCTTCAACGACGTCGTTTAAGCCTTTGCCGGTCGTTGAGTTCCCGGAATCTTCCGTTCGTATTCCGTCTGTCGTCACAGAATATAATTCTTTGGAAAAGTTAACG GTTGTTCTTGACTTGGATGAAACTTTGGTATGTGCCTATGAAACGTGTAGTTTGCCTGACAGTGTTCGTAAACAAGCGACAGATGCTGGATTGACATGGTTTGAGCTAGAATGCATATCTTCTGACAAG GAATGTGAAGGAAAACCCAAAGTCAACTACGTGACAGTATTTGAACGTCCCGGATTGCATGAATTTCTTTCCCAACTCAGCAAATTTGCTGATCTTGTGCTATTTACTGCTGGTCTTGAAG GATATGCACGACCACTTGTTGATAAAATAGATCCTGAAAACAGTATTAGCCGTAGATTTTATCGACCTTCCACAACTTCCAC GGAATATCGGGAACACGTGAAGGACCTTTCCATTGTATCAACAGATTTTTGCAGAATGGTCATTGTTGACAACAATCCATTCAGTTTCTTATTGCAACCAGTCAATGGAATCCCCTGCATACCATTCTCTGCTGGACAACCACGTGATGATCAG CTTCTGGAGGTCCTCCTTCCCCTTCTTAAGCAACTTTCTGAGCAGAGGGATGTAAGACCTGTGCTTTATGAAAGGTTCCGCATGCCTGAATGGTTTGAGAAACATGGAATCCCTGCCTCTAGGACTTAA
- the LOC122605171 gene encoding serine/threonine-protein kinase ppk15-like, which produces MESSDIESVLNFLRKNHLSISESALIDDLFEKSQLGHLLPLPPLKIPAGSRPPPLQTSDGNSSDDQDFVSLGSSTTDLCSSEFTNPYGIQTLKGASSHASSDRLSQFGTARDYHEFDMQNDSTWYREKDEDYCMPSSFDHFDPFTGPSEDKFVMTLEKENQGKDFELVFDPILNPLEKANGFDKVWPTTLCSSFEGDVLNEVNDIEENNNSCSDNLVEHSKRTHDLQKKKREKDVDFNLKSNYDAAKAEEGDGIATNDESLMNANEDEYEVFDLRIIHRKNRTGFEENKDLPIVLNSVIGSRYVVEEYVGSAAFSKVVQARDLQTGIAVCLKIIKNEKDFFDQSLDEIKLLKLVNKHDPADERHILRLYDYFYFHEHLIIVSELLRANLYEFQKFNRESGGEPYFTLTRLQVIMRQCLEALDYLHDLGIIHCDLKPENILIKSYSRCEVKVIDLGSSCFQDDRLSLYVQSRSYRAPEVILGLPYDQKVDLWSLGCILAELVSGDVLFPNDELVFLLARVIGMLGPIDTDMLIRGQETSKYFTNEFDLYHINEETNQVEYITPQETSLGEHTQVSDTLFIDFITNLLEINPKRRPMAREALRHPWLSFPYET; this is translated from the exons ATGGAATCATCAGACATAGAATCCGTGCTGAATTTCTTGAGAAAAAACCATCTGTCAATCTCTGAatcagcactcattgatgatcTCTTTGAGAAATCCCAACTGGGTCATTTATTACCACTTCCACCTCTCAAGATTCCTGCCGGCAGCCGTCCTCCGCCGCTGCAAACTTCCGATGGAAATTCTTCCGATGATCAAGATTTTGTCAGCTTGGGTTCTTCCACTACTGATTTATGCTCTTCAG AGTTCACAAATCCATACGGGATCCAGACATTGAAAGGGGCTAGCTCTCATGCTTCATCAGATAGGTTGTCTCAATTTGGTACGGCTCGTGATTACCATGAATTTGACATGCAAAATGACTCGACTTGGTATAGAGAAAAAGATGAAGATTATTGTATGCCATCTAGCTTTGACCATTTTGATCCTTTCACTGGTCCAAGTGAGGATAAGTTTGTTATGACTTTAGAAAAAGAGAACCAAGGCAAGGATTTTGAACTTGTTTTTGATCCTATTTTAAACCCGTTAGAGAAAGCTAATGGTTTTGATAAAGTGTGGCCTACCACTTTATGTAGCTCCTTCGAAGGAGACGTGTTGAATGAAGTTAATGATATTGAAGAGAATAATAATAGTTGTAGTGACAATCTTGTTGAGCATTCTAAAAGAACCCATGACTTGCAAAAGAAGAAGCGTGAGAAAGATGTAGACTTTAATCTAAAAAGTAACTATGATGCTGCCAAAGCTGAAGAAGGCGATGGCATTGCCACTAATGATGAATCTTTAATGAATGCAAACGAAGATGAATatgaagtatttgatttaaGAATTATACACAGGAAAAACAG GACTGGTTTTGAAGAGAACAAGGATCTGCCGATAGTTTTAAACAGCGTGATTGGTTCCAGATACGTTGTTGAAGAGTATGTTGGTTCAGCTGCATTTAGCAAAGTTGTCCAGGCACGTGATCTCCAAACTGGAATCGCAGTTTGTTTGAAGATCATAAAGAATGAAAAGGATTTCTTTGATCAAAGCTTAGATGAGATCAAGCTTTTGAAGCTTGTAAACAAACATGATCCTGCAGATGAACGCCACATTTTACGACTTTATGATTATTTCTATTTTCAT GAACATCTGATCATTGTGAGTGAACTGCTACGTGCTAACTTATATGAATTTCAAAAATTCAATAGAGAATCAGGCGGGGAGCCTTATTTTACGTTGACTAGGCTACAG GTAATAATGAGACAATGTTTGGAAGCATTGGATTACTTGCATGATTTAGGAATTATTCACTGCGATCTAAAGCCCGAAAAtattcttatcaaaagctatagCAGATGTGAGGTCAAGGTTATTGATCTTGGTAGCAGTTGCTTTCAAGACGACAGATTGTCACTATATGTGCAATCTCGATCTTACAGGGCTCCTGAAGTCATCCTAGGTCTTCCATATGACCAAAAAGTTGACCTTTGGTCTCTTGGTTGTATTTTGGCCGAATTAGTATCTGGTGAT GTACTATTTCCAAACGACGAGCTTGTGTTCTTGCTTGCACGAGTGATTGGAATGCTTGGGCCAATTGATACTGATATGCTAATAAGGGGGCAGGAAACAAGCAAGTATTTCACTAATGAGTTTGATCTGTATCATATAAATGAG GAAACAAATCAAGTGGAATACATAACCCCACAAGAAACATCATTGGGTGAACACACACAAGTTTCTGATACATTATTCATTGATTTCATTACAAATTTACTTGAGATTAACCCAAAGAGGCGGCCAATGGCTAGAGAAGCCTTAAGGCACCCCTGGCTTTCGTTTCCTTACGAGACGTGA